One genomic region from Phragmites australis chromosome 1, lpPhrAust1.1, whole genome shotgun sequence encodes:
- the LOC133928121 gene encoding potassium transporter 5, with protein sequence MAEPQHTSSNGAAHGDADSVYASEKMSPKRLQRFDSLHMEAGKIPGGSTHAAKVGWATTLHLAFQSIGVVYGDMGTSPLYVFSSTFTSGIKDTDDLLGVMSLIIYTILLLPLIKYCFIVLRANDNGDGGTFALYSLISRYARISLIPNQQAEDAMVSRYKLESPTNRIKRAHWIKEKMENSPKFKVMLFLVTVLATSMVIGDGVLTPCISVLSAVGGIKQSATSLTQGEIAGIAIAILIVLFLVQRFGTDKVGYTFAPIILTWFILIAAIGVYNLFKHDTGVLKAFNPKYIVDYFKRNGKQGWISLGGVILCITGTEAMFADLGHFNVRAVQIGFSVVLFPSVLLAYIGQAAYLRIHPENVASTFYKSIPGPLYWPTFVVAVAAAIIASQAMISGAFAIIAQSQVLGCFPRVRVIHTSTKFEGQVYIPEINYMLMILCVAVTAIFQTTDKIGNAYGIAVVFVMFITTLLVTLVMVMIWKTSLLWIALFPVIFGGAELIYLSSAFYKFTQGGYLPLVFAVILMLIMATWHYVHVHRYNYELQNKVSSNYVQELATKRNLARLPGIGFLYSELVQGIPPILPHLVEKVPSIHSVLVIVSIKYLPISKIETSERFLFRYVEPRDYRVFRCVVRYGYNDRVEDPREFEGLLIGHLKQFIHQESFYSQGGDHSTEELGDAMEPSVGAPEARLSKSFSDRITAAPANGCNDEIQLIQREMEDGVVHMLGETNVVAEPNAGLFKKIIVDYAYSFLRKNFRQPEKITCVPHNRLLRVGMTYEI encoded by the exons ATGGCTGAACCTCAGCACACAAGCAGCAATGGAGCTGCTCACGGTGATGCGGACTCTGTATATGCATCAGAGAAAATGTCACCAAAGAGGCTACAGAGATTTGATTCACTGCATATGGAAGCTGGAAAGATTCCTGGTGGCTCAACACATGCAGCCAAG GTTGGCTGGGCGACCACACTACACTTGGCATTCCAGAGCATCGGTGTGGTTTATGGGGACATGGGGACTTCTCCTCTCTACGTTTTTTCCAGCACCTTTACAAGCGGGATCAAGGACACAGATGACCTCCTTGGAGTCATGTCTCTAATTATCTACACTATCCTTCTCCTTCCGTTGATAAAATATTGTTTCATTGTCCTGCGAGCTAATGACAATGGTGATG GAGGAAcatttgcactttattcattGATATCTCGGTATGCTAGGATTAGCTTGATACCCAATCAGCAAGCTGAAGATGCAATGGTCTCTCGCTACAAGTTAGAGTCCCCCACAAATCGTATCAAGAGGGCTCATTGGATCAAGGAGAAAATGGAAAACAGTCCAAAATTCAAGGTCATGCTTTTCCTAGTGACAGTCCTGGCAACATCCATGGTGATTGGTGATGGTGTGCTAACTCCATGTATCTCAG TGCTTAGCGCAGTTGGGGGGATCAAGCAGTCAGCTACGTCCCTGACTCAAG GAGAGATTGCTGGCATCGCAATAGCTATTCTGATTGTCCTCTTTCTTGTTCAACGCTTTGGCACAGACAAAGTTGGTTACACATTTGCCCCTATAATCTTGACATGGTTCATCTTGATTGCTGCTATTGGAGTTTATAATTTGTTCAAACATGATACTGGTGTTCTGAAAGCATTCAATCCAAAATATATTGTGgactatttcaaaagaaatggaAAGCAAGGCTGGATTTCTCTTGGAGGTGTTATTTTATGCATTACAG GAACGGAGGCAATGTTTGCCGACCTTGGTCACTTCAATGTGAGAGCTGTTCAG ATTGGCTTTTCAGTAGTTCTGTTCCCTTCAGTATTGCTGGCATACATTGGACAAGCTGCATATCTCCGTATCCACCCAGAAAATGTTGCAAGTACATTCTACAAATCAATTCCAG GCCCGTTATATTGGCCAACATTTGTGGTGGCTGTCGCCGCTGCTATAATTGCAAGCCAAGCTATGATATCCGGTGCCTTTGCAATTATTGCTCAGTCCCAAGTTCTAGGTTGCTTTCCACGAGTTCGTGTGATCCACACTTCAACAAAGTTTGAAGGGCAAGTCTACATCCCGGAGATCAActatatgttgatgattttATGTGTAGCTGTTACAGCTATTTTCCAGACTACAGACAAGATCGGCAATGCATATG GTATTGCTGTTGTCTTTGTGATGTTTATAACAACACTTCTAGTCACTTTGGTAATGGTTATGATATGGAAGACAAGTCTGCTTTGGATTGCACTCTTTCCAGTAATATTTGGCGGAGCGGAGCTCATATACTTATCTTCGGCATTCTACAAGTTTACTCAAGGTGGCTACTTGCCACTAGTTTTTGCAGTGATCTTGATGCTTATAATGGCCACATGGCATTATGTCCATGTTCATCGATACAACTATGAGCTCCAGAACAAGGTATCAAGTAATTATGTGCAAGAATTGGCAACAAAGCGAAATCTTGCCAGGTTGCCAGGAATAGGCTTTCTGTACTCTGAACTTGTGCAAGGCATCCCACCCATACTTCCTCACTTGGTAGAAAAAGTACCTTCCATCCATTCAGTTCTTGTAATTGTCTCGATAAAGTACTTACCGATCAGCAAGATAGAAACAAGTGAACGGTTCCTCTTCAGATACGTGGAGCCAAGAGATTACAGGGTTTTCCGATGTGTTGTGCGCTATGGATACAATGATAGAGTAGAAGATCCAAGAGAATTTGAGGGCTTACTTATTGGGCATTTGAAACAATTTATCCATCAAGAATCATTCTACAGCCAAGGAGGAGATCATTCAACAGAAGAATTAGGAGATGCAATGGAGCCTTCTGTTGGAGCTCCAGAGGCAAGGTTGTCCAAAAGTTTTTCAGACAGAATAACTGCTGCTCCAGCAAATGGATGCAACGATGAGATACAATTAATtcagagagagatggaggatgGTGTTGTCCATATGCTTGGAGAAACTAATGTGGTGGCAGAACCAAATGCAGGTTTATTTAAGAAGATAATAGTTGACTACGCCTACAGTTTCTTGAGGAAGAACTTCAGGCAACCCGAGAAGATAACATGTGTCCCTCATAACAGACTGTTACGGGTGGGAATGACATACGAGATCTAG
- the LOC133928131 gene encoding uncharacterized protein LOC133928131, with the protein MEVHTAPAVAKRMWSYLRAAFFMMRKGVLSNKRKLLVSMHLLMKRRNKAVARTITSLLSHHGHHHGAHGNALRRRDYEFSCSNSPGPAGSFSASRHRLAYFPCLGAVSEEELRADVASPAPLARIEYYAAAASPSPSSPGLLLRELAPGEEYCTSPAPGAGAGFSVRVSNYSSEEEGGGSEAVDDEAEEFIRRFYEQLRRQNTIALLPYLQESAA; encoded by the coding sequence atggagGTGCACACGGCTCCGGCGGTGGCGAAGCGGATGTGGAGCTACCTGCGCGCGGCGTTCTTCATGATGCGCAAGGGCGTGCTCTCCAACAAGCGCAAGCTGCTCGTCAGCATGCACCTCCTCATGAAGCGACGCAACAAGGCCGTCGCGCGCACCATCACCAGCCTCCTCTcccaccacggccaccatcACGGTGCCCACGGCAACGCGCTGCGCCGCCGCGACTACGAGTTCTCCTGCAGCAACAGCCCCGGTCCCGCGGGCTCCTTCTCGGCCTCCAGGCACCGACTCGCCTACTTCCCCTGCCTCGGCGCGGTGTCTGAGGAGGAGCTCCGCGCGGACGTCGCGTCGCCCGCGCCCCTCGCCAGGATCGAGTACtacgccgccgcggcctccccGTCGCCGTCGTCTCCAGGGCTCCTACTGCGGGAGCTCGCACCTGGGGAGGAGTACTGCACGTCGCCCGCgccgggcgccggcgccgggttCTCGGTGCGGGTGTCGAACTACTCGTCGGAGGAGGAAGGGGGCGGTAGCGAGGCCGTGGACGACGAGGCGGAGGAGTTCATCCGGCGCTTCTACGAGCAGCTGCGACGGCAGAACACGATCGCCCTGCTCCCCTACCTGCAGGAATCCGCCGCCTGA
- the LOC133890962 gene encoding noroxomaritidine/norcraugsodine reductase-like, translated as MASSSRSREERWSLAGKTALVTGGSKGIGRAIVEELAGFGVRVHTCARSDADLQECLRQWRADDRLARVTASVCDVSVRGDRERLVAAAREEFGGRLDILVNNAGQTFFRAATESTAEDYARLMATNLESCFHLAQLAHPLLLEAAAAAGGASSMVNISSIAGFVSYPALSVYSATKGAMNQLTRSLAAEWAHDNVRVNCVAPGSVRTDITGSSGITMDPEVAQEMMEAELARVPMRRIGEPEEISSMVAFLCMPAASYITGQVICADGGRTIAA; from the exons ATGGCGTCAAGCAGCCGGAGCAGAGAGGAGAGGTGGAGTCTGGCCGGCAAGACGGCGCTCGTCACCGGAGGAAGCAAGGGAATCGG GCGCGCGATCGTGGAGGAGCTCGCGGGGTTCGGGGTGCGGGTGCACACGTGCGCCCGCAGCGACGCCGACCTGCAGGAGTGCCTTCGCCAGTGGCGCGCCGACGACCGCCTCGCGCGCGTCACGGCGTCCGTCTGCGACGTCTCCGTGCGCGGCGACAGGGAGCGCCTCGTGGCCGCGGCGCGCGAGGAGTTCGGCGGCAGGCTGGACATCCTCGTCAACAACGCCGGGCAGACCTTCTTCAGGGCGGCCACGGAGAGCACGGCGGAGGACTACGCCCGCCTCATGGCCACCAACCTCGAGTCCTGCTTCCACCTCGCCCAGCTCGCGCACCCGCTCCTCCtcgaggccgcggcggcggcggggggcgCCAGCAGCATGGTGAACATCTCCTCCATCGCCGGGTTCGTCTCCTACCCTGCGCTGTCGGTGTACTCGGCGACTAAGGGAGCCATGAACCAGCTCACCCGGAGCCTCGCCGCCGAGTGGGCGCATGACAACGTGCGCGTCAACTGCGTCGCGCCGGGAAGCGTCCGGACCGACATCACCGGCAGCAGCGGCATAACGATGGACCCAGAGGTGGCGCAGGAGATGATGGAGGCGGAGCTGGCGCGGGTCCCCATGCGCCGCATCGGCGAACCAGAGGAGATCTCCTCCATGGTCGCCTTTCTCTGCATGCCGGCCGCGTCCTACATCACCGGGCAGGTCATCTGTGCCGACGGCGGCCGCACCATAGCCGCCTAG